One Cicer arietinum cultivar CDC Frontier isolate Library 1 chromosome 8, Cicar.CDCFrontier_v2.0, whole genome shotgun sequence DNA segment encodes these proteins:
- the LOC101499015 gene encoding uncharacterized protein, producing MGGLLQFFEFNQGRMAKKVHAHKRHHVGLETPRNSLDLEVETSQKYGPQGELPHYYQVEEDWSANNCYSNAGSMKKLINEELSERSSTRQKAPSLVARLMGIDMMPVDTKSVALSDRRISENIGKKFSNKRTNGRSSVSLECSNFNSSRHTEFDSFCKVIDDDDDDDDGWSRSFGKPRPREHPQEEELQKFKKEFEAYQATRFQECSKFVEIGSVSSRFLVQENLNKEKVAHNNTSMQRKIFFPSKSRTLSRDFEESLMMKSYNRLDTSSSPTRIVILKPGPDNSTCNHEENWTNSSETLPGRHSIEDFLEEVKERLKCELQGKTVGKKGSETVLNKKPSDPKVIAHQIVKQVRENVTRDADSNSGCSESTRSYKDEMQFNGLSFPEFISRDTRRFLSERLRNVVKSERHDDISEVNSRSNAFYNHRIRLKQNGNILKCANDWEISKDETEIQTGSFRHELNDNNILFHRELSPRNLVRSLSAPVSRSGTSFGKLLLEDRHILTGAHIRRKLEAVETMSVDVKKQKKERFNNIKEKVSNFRYSFALRGRLFGKRGQSMGESHGDEYRRAVRDITSGPTVLMNCGDERHENYTEVPPSPASVCSSVHEDFWRRTEYLSPISTPDVSSRDDTVVPQVFRDISSGLNELRRQLNQLDSDVPEDFAMKQEPTESELVQLKDPAESYIRDLLVASGLYFGSWDKSLLRGDTYAKPIGKSVFEEVEESHKKLIKENDENFMKDQSENKLQDHKILLDLLNEALSVVLGPPLTLSRFKRKLCNSSTMSPPQGNELLNLVWESIRDSLYLSSDICYYSVDSLVSQHLRSIPWSGIINDEINILEREIECLITNDLVDELTKDLL from the exons ATGGGAGGCTTGTTACAGTTTTTTGAATTCAATCAAGGGAGGATGGCAAAGAAAGTCCATGCTCACAAGAGACATCATGTTG GCCTTGAAACTCCTCGAAATAGTCTAGATCTTGAAGTAGAAACATCTCAGAAGTACGGTCCACAAGGAGAATTACCG CACTATTATCAAGTAGAAGAAGACTGGTCTgcaaataattgttattcaaaTGCGGGTTCGATGAAAAAGCTGATCAATGAAGAGCTATCTGAACGATCGAGCACCAGGCAAAAGGCACCAAGTCTTGTGGCAAGGTTGATGGGGATAGATATGATGCCGGTAGACACTAAATCTGTTGCTCTATCAGATAGAAGAATAAGTGAAAATATCGGGAAGAAGTTTTCAAACAAGAGAACAAATGGAAGGAGTTCAGTTAGTTTGGAATGTTCCAACTTTAATTCTTCTAGACATACTGAATTCGATTCGTTTTGTAAAGttattgatgatgatgatgatgatgatgatggatgGAGCCGGAGTTTTGGAAAACCAAGGCCAAGGGAACATCCACAGGAAGAGGAACTTCAGAAATTCAAGAAAGAGTTTGAAGCATATCAAGCAACAAGGTTTCAAGAATGTTCAAAGTTTGTTGAAATCGGAAGTGTTTCTAGCCGATTTCTTGTTCAAGAGAATCTGAACAAGGAAAAGGTTGCACATAACAATACAAGTATGCAAAGGAAAATCTTTTTTCCTTCAAAGAGCAGAACTTTAAGTAGAGACTTTGAAGAGTCCTTGATGATGAAATCTTATAACAGATTAGATACATCTTCTTCGCCGACGCGAATAGTTATCTTGAAGCCTGGTCCTGATAATAGCACATGCAATCATGAAGAGAATTGGACTAATTCATCAGAAACATTACCAGGTAGACATAGTATAGAAGATTTTCTTGAGGAGGTGAAAGAGCGTTTGAAATGCGAACTGCAAGGAAAAACGGTCGGAAAAAAAGGTTCTGAGACAGtgttaaataaaaaaccatCTGATCCTAAAGTTATAGCTCATCAAATTGTAAAGCAAGTCAGAGAAAATGTGACTAGAGATGCTGACTCAAATTCGGGCTGCTCAGAATCAACAAGGTCATACAAAGATGAAATGCAGTTCAATGGACTGAGTTTTCCCGAATTTATCAGTAGAGATACAAGGAGGTTCTTATCAGAGAGGCTAAGAAATGTGGTGAAAAGTGAAAGACATGACGATATTTCTGAGGTGAATTCAAGATCAAATGCATTTTACAATCACAGAATTAGACTCAAACAGAATGGAAATATTTTGAAGTGTGCAAATGATTGGGAAATATCGAAAGACGAAACAGAAATACAAACAGGATCTTTCAGGCATGAACTTAATGATAATAACATACTGTTCCACAGGGAATTGTCACCTAGGAACCTTGTAAGATCCTTGTCTGCTCCTGTATCAAGATCAGGAACATCATTTGGAAAGCTTCTTCTAGAGGATCGCCACATATTAACCGGTGCTCATATTCGGCGGAAGCTTGAAGCTGTTGAAACTATGTCTGTTGATGTTAAGAAACAGAAAAAAGAGagatttaataatattaaagaaaagGTCTCCAATTTTAGATACAGTTTTGCTCTCAGAGGGAGGCTTTTTGGCAAGAGAGGTCAATCAATGGGAGAATCACATGGCGATGAATACCGTCGTGCAGTGAGAGATATCACAAGTGGTCCAACAGTTCTTATGAACTGTGGTGATGAGAGACAT GAGAACTACACTGAAGTACCTCCTAGTCCTGCATCTGTGTGTAGCAGTGTTCATGAAGACTTTTGGAGGCGGACCGAATATTTAAGTCCAATATCAACTCCTGATGTGTCCTCAAGAGATGATACTGTTGTGCCTCAAGTTTTCAGAGACATCAGCTCTGGTTTAAATG AGCTAAGGAGACAACTCAATCAGCTTGATTCTGATGTTCCCGAGGACTTCGCTATGAAGCAAGAACCTACTGAGTCTGAATTGGTGCAATTAAAGGATCCAGCAGAATCTTACATAAGAGATTTACTTGTTGCTTCTGGTTTATACTTTGGTTCTTGGGATAAATCTTTGTTAAGAGGGGACACATATGCAAAGCCTATTGGGAAATCAGTTTTTGAAGAAGTGGAAGAATCTCATAAGAAATTGATCAAGGAGAATGATGAAAATTTTATGAAGGATCAAAGTGAGAATAAGTTACAAGACCACAAGATTTTGCTTGATTTGTTAAATGAGGCACTTTCAGTTGTTCTTGGACCACCTTTGACATTGTCTAGATTCAAAAGGAAATTATGCAACTCTTCGACGATGTCGCCGCCTCAAGGAAACGAGCTTTTGAACTTAGTATGGGAGAGTATTCGAGATTCGTTGTATCTTTCGTCCGACATATGTTATTATTCAGTTGATAGTTTGGTGTCTCAACACCTGAGATCCATTCCTTGGTCTGGAATAATCAATGATGAGATCAATATATTGGAAAGAGAGATAGAATGTCTTATAACTAATGATCTTGTTGATGAACTCACAAAGGATTTGCTATGA
- the LOC101499333 gene encoding uncharacterized protein, with protein MVEFSISNARYTYVHDQKYPSEDVDIHHIVLKRSGAKYFCVYASALLVLACAIYLYLLQEKSVSVVYYSLLFDIFLVKLLLRNPVNKESVVIMPAFGVQLETHYMSGKVIRCFVPIDKILKPVLLECVTPVTCYWTLSLIVREESEMVLVFKNLRPPVKMLVHVWKALCAATDNKEETCTHTQ; from the exons ATGGTTGAATTCTCAATAAGTAATGCTAGATATACTTACGTGCATGATCAGAAATATCCCTCTGAAGATGTTGATATACACCATATAGTTCTGAAGAGGAGTGGTGcaaaatatttttgtgtgtatgCCTCAGCACTTCTTGTGTTAGCATGTGCCATCTATCTGTATCTTCTTCAG GAAAAATCTGTTAGTGTTGTGTATTACAGCTTACTTTTTGACATATTTCTTGTCAAGCTGTTACTTCGGAATCCTGTTAATAAAG AGTCTGTCGTGATTATGCCAGCTTTTGGAGTACAGCTTGAGACTCACTATATGAG TGGAAAAGTCATCAGATGCTTTGTTCCCATTGACAAGATTCTAAAACCTGTTTTACTAGAGTGTGTGACTCCAGTGACTTGTTACTGGACTCTATCCTTGATTGTTCGTGAGGAATCAGAAATGGTGTTAGTTTTCAAG AACTTGCGACCGCCAGTTAAAATGCTGGTCCATGTCTGGAAGGCTTTGTGTGCTGCAACTGATAATAAAGAAGAGACTTGTACACATACACAGTGA
- the LOC101499845 gene encoding DNA-directed RNA polymerases II and IV subunit 5A-like: MVFSEEELTKIFRVYKTVVQMINDRNYVVPDSDLTMSKQDFKSKFGEHVKREDLVIKASNRVKSSDQIYVFFCDDAKVSVKVVRSFFNRMADDKVGRGIIVCQTQLTGPARNALSEISSSKHQLEIFLEEELLVNVTHHELVPEHQVLTDNEKKALLQKYTVKETQLPRILMTDPVARYFGLKRGQVVRIIRKSETAGRYVTYRFVV; this comes from the exons ATGGTGTTTTCAGAAGAAGAACTAACGAAAATATTCAGAGTCTACAAAACAGTCGTACAGATGATAAACGACAGAAACTACGTCGTTCCAGATTCCGACCTAACCATGTCGAAACAAGATTTCAAATCGAAATTCGGAGAACACGTGAAGAGAGAAGACCTAGTTATTAAAGCATCCAACAGAGTTAAATCTTCAGATCAAATTTACGTGTTCTTTTGTGATGACGCTAAAGTTAGTGTTAAGGTTGTTAGAAGTTTTTTTAACCGTATGGCGGATGATAAGGTTGGTAGAGGGATTATTGTTTGTCAGACTCAGCTTACTGGACCTGCGAGGAATGCTCTCAGTGAAATTTCTTCGTCCAAACATCAGCTTGAAATCTTtctg GAGGAAGAACTGTTGGTGAACGTAACACATCACGAGCTTGTGCCAGAACATCAAGTGCTCACCGACAATGAGAAGAAAGCCTTGCTCCAGAAATACACTGTCAAAGAAACTCAG CTACCTAGAATCCTGATGACGGATCCTGTTGCGAGATACTTTGGACTAAAGCGTGGACAAGTTGTGAGGATTATCCGAAAGAGTGAGACTGCAGGAAGATATGTTACATACCGATTTGTCGTATAA